A window of Medicago truncatula chloroplast, complete genome genomic DNA:
ATCCATTGATCTGATAGATGGGTACTTTTTTTATTTAGGATGATAAACGACCTACTTAACTCAGTGGTTAGAGTATTGCTTTCATACGGCAGGAGTCATTGGTTCAAATCCAATAGTAGGTAAGGTATAGATAGAACGTATTAGATACCATTGATTCCGGTATCTAATAAGTTTTTCTACTCATCTTTTTTTATTGTAATTTTCTATCTTTTTCTATTTTTAATTATTTTGCTGAACCAACTTGTTACGAGATCCTATTGATAGCCTCTACTCGTGTCCTAGCTCGTCGGAGAGCTAGATTTGCCTCAATTTTTTGTCTTTTCCCTTCAGCCTTATTCAAGTTAGCTTCTGCTATTTTTAGAGTTTGTTGTGCTTCTTGTGGATCAATGTCAATACTCTTTTCCGCATCATTTACTAAAATAGTGATCTCATTATTTCCTATTCTAGCAAAACCGCCCATCAGAGCCATCGTTACCCATTGTCGGTTGTTATTGTTAAGGCGTATTTTCAAAATACCTATATCTAAAGCTGTGGCAATAGGCGCATGATTTTTTAATACCCCAATTTGTCCACTATTAGTAGATAAAATAATTTCCTTCACTTCTGAAT
This region includes:
- the atpE gene encoding ATP synthase CF1 epsilon subunit, coding for MTLNLCVLTPNRTVWDSEVKEIILSTNSGQIGVLKNHAPIATALDIGILKIRLNNNNRQWVTMALMGGFARIGNNEITILVNDAEKSIDIDPQEAQQTLKIAEANLNKAEGKRQKIEANLALRRARTRVEAINRIS